The following proteins are co-located in the Acidobacteriota bacterium genome:
- a CDS encoding acetyl-CoA carboxylase carboxyltransferase subunit alpha, whose product MAECAFEKPILDLQQRIEELAALGDPSLAPDIARLRAKLERLRRQIYSRLDPWQKTQVARHPRRPYTLDYIRGLTTDFVELHGDRRFGDDPAIVAGFARFDGRAVAVVGHEKGRHTREKIRRNFGMPRPEGYRKALRVMQLAERFSRPILTFIDTPGAYPGIDAEERGQAEAIAVNLREMARLRVPIIATVIGEGGSGGALAIGVGNRVNIMEFAIYSVISPEGCASILWKDAGRAPEMAHALRLTAPDLAELDIVDTVIEEPPGGAHADPAGAIRRVGERLAAQLAELERMGPEELVDDRYRRFRRIGRFTEVRA is encoded by the coding sequence GTGGCGGAGTGCGCGTTCGAAAAGCCGATCCTCGACCTCCAGCAGCGGATCGAGGAGCTGGCGGCCCTGGGGGATCCGTCCCTCGCGCCCGACATCGCCCGCCTGCGGGCGAAGCTGGAGCGTTTGCGCCGGCAGATCTACAGCCGGCTCGATCCGTGGCAGAAAACGCAGGTGGCGCGGCATCCCCGCCGGCCCTACACCCTGGACTACATCCGGGGTCTGACCACCGATTTCGTCGAGCTCCACGGCGACCGGCGGTTCGGCGACGATCCGGCGATCGTGGCGGGGTTCGCCCGGTTCGACGGGCGGGCGGTGGCGGTCGTCGGCCATGAGAAGGGACGTCACACGCGGGAGAAGATCCGCCGGAACTTCGGGATGCCCCGGCCGGAGGGGTACCGCAAGGCTCTCCGGGTGATGCAGCTCGCCGAGCGTTTTTCGCGGCCCATCCTGACCTTCATCGACACCCCGGGCGCCTACCCCGGCATCGACGCCGAAGAGCGGGGTCAGGCGGAGGCCATCGCGGTCAACCTCCGGGAGATGGCTCGACTCCGCGTTCCGATCATCGCGACCGTGATCGGGGAAGGCGGTTCGGGGGGCGCCTTGGCGATCGGCGTGGGGAACCGCGTGAACATCATGGAGTTCGCGATTTACTCGGTCATCAGCCCCGAGGGATGCGCCTCGATCCTCTGGAAGGACGCCGGCCGCGCTCCGGAGATGGCCCACGCGCTCCGCCTGACCGCCCCCGACCTCGCCGAGCTGGACATCGTCGACACCGTGATCGAAGAGCCGCCGGGCGGGGCGCACGCGGATCCGGCCGGCGCGATCCGGCGCGTGGGGGAGCGACTCGCGGCCCAGCTCGCGGAACTCGAGCGGATGGGGCCGGAAGAGCTGGTCGACGACCGGTACCGCAGATTCCGCCGGATCGGGCGGTTCACGGAGGTCCGGGCCTGA
- a CDS encoding DUF1844 domain-containing protein produces MAERSGSGRPGGEDSRPREIRTEDRRRFDPTTGERRPERGAPGEVPLPGGGVLRMEKGGGDEGLPVGFADLVRPFLLLGLAGLGVVPHPETDRRQIDLGAARSAIESLRLLKAKTEGRRTEEEDRLLTEALFELELQYVELKRRREP; encoded by the coding sequence ATGGCCGAGAGGAGCGGGAGCGGCCGGCCGGGAGGTGAGGACTCCCGTCCGCGCGAAATCCGTACCGAGGACCGGCGGCGGTTCGACCCGACGACGGGGGAGCGGCGGCCGGAGCGGGGCGCCCCTGGGGAGGTTCCCCTGCCGGGCGGAGGCGTCCTGCGGATGGAGAAAGGCGGGGGGGACGAGGGGCTCCCGGTCGGTTTCGCCGACCTCGTGCGCCCCTTCCTCCTTCTCGGTCTCGCCGGGCTCGGTGTCGTTCCGCACCCCGAGACCGACCGCCGCCAGATCGACCTCGGGGCGGCCCGCAGCGCGATCGAGAGCCTGAGGCTGCTCAAGGCGAAAACCGAGGGGCGCCGCACGGAGGAAGAGGACCGCCTGCTCACCGAAGCGCTGTTCGAGCTCGAGCTGCAGTATGTCGAGCTGAAGCGCCGCCGGGAGCCGTGA
- a CDS encoding RNA polymerase sigma factor RpoD/SigA, which translates to MPDEFTGEKTERRKRDQGSPESLKKYLKEIAKLPRISVQEERELGRRIREHGDTEALKKLVEANLRFVVSFAKRYRGCGLSFLDLINEGNVGLIEAAKRYDPSKNVKFITYAVWWIRQSIIHALSDQSGPFRLPQKQANLLYRIGKTQSALMSELQRRPSVEEIAEAMDVDPKDVNTLLQVSDENISLSAVIDEEHEFHLSDKLEQETIPSADAVLMREALRTQVRQALAELDEKERKVVLLRFGLTGEEPKTLKEIGEMMNLSRERIRQIEAQALKKLNRSAKCQQLQSYLN; encoded by the coding sequence ATGCCGGACGAGTTCACCGGGGAGAAGACCGAGCGTCGCAAGCGTGACCAGGGCTCGCCCGAATCGCTGAAGAAGTACCTCAAGGAGATCGCGAAGCTCCCGCGGATCAGCGTCCAGGAGGAGCGCGAGCTCGGCCGGCGGATCCGCGAACACGGCGACACGGAGGCGCTCAAGAAGCTGGTCGAGGCGAACCTCAGATTCGTCGTGTCCTTCGCCAAGCGCTATCGCGGCTGCGGCCTGTCGTTCCTCGACCTGATCAACGAGGGGAACGTGGGGCTGATCGAGGCTGCGAAACGCTACGATCCGTCCAAGAACGTCAAGTTCATCACGTACGCGGTCTGGTGGATCCGCCAGTCGATCATCCACGCGCTGTCCGATCAGAGCGGACCGTTCAGGCTCCCGCAGAAACAGGCCAACCTGCTGTACCGGATCGGGAAGACCCAGTCCGCCCTGATGTCGGAGCTCCAGCGGCGCCCGTCCGTCGAGGAGATCGCCGAAGCGATGGACGTCGACCCGAAGGACGTCAACACGCTCCTGCAGGTCTCGGACGAGAACATCTCCCTCTCGGCGGTCATCGACGAAGAGCACGAGTTCCACTTGTCGGACAAGCTCGAGCAGGAGACGATACCGTCGGCGGATGCGGTGCTGATGCGGGAGGCGCTCCGGACCCAGGTCCGGCAGGCTCTCGCGGAGCTCGACGAGAAGGAGCGCAAGGTGGTGCTCCTCAGGTTCGGGCTCACGGGGGAGGAGCCGAAGACGCTGAAGGAGATCGGCGAGATGATGAACCTCTCACGGGAGAGGATCCGGCAGATCGAGGCGCAGGCGCTGAAGAAGCTCAACCGCTCGGCCAAGTGCCAGCAGCTCCAGAGCTACCTCAACTGA
- the rpoN gene encoding RNA polymerase sigma-54 factor: MPSLEQKLQVGLRQKLIMTPQLQQAIRLLQLSKLELQGEISQELENNPALEEAGTRTEMTSDEASDTPEREVTAGEDAERDPDDIDYASFFQDLEDTFQPVRGAREVPNDELPPYEQILRGQDHLSDHLLWQLEMGSLRGRERTIGEAIVGNLDEKGYLEATAEEIAAMAPEGQTWTVEEVERVRRHIQRFDPVGVASRDLRECLLVQLEVAGLADSPAWRIVHDHLGLLESRRYDTLAKELGIDEEELEEALDVIRQLDPRPGEKYNPQTTTYITPDVYVIKDGDDYRVILNEDGLPRLRISPAYKRLLAQATDETIDAKTRHFVREKLKAAFRLIRSLDERQRTIGKVAKSIVKFQRAFLDHGIEHIRPLVLRDVAEDIKMHESTVSRVVNNKYIHTPRGLFEMRFFFHSGIASSGGGAVSSLTVKEKIKRLVSEEDPKKPLSDQAIAELLRREGLKIARRTVAKYREELRIPPSTQRRAR; encoded by the coding sequence ATGCCTAGTCTCGAACAAAAGCTCCAGGTCGGGCTCCGGCAAAAGCTGATCATGACGCCCCAGCTGCAGCAGGCGATCCGCCTGCTCCAGCTGAGCAAGCTCGAGCTGCAGGGGGAGATCAGCCAGGAACTGGAGAACAACCCCGCGCTGGAGGAAGCGGGGACGCGAACGGAGATGACGTCCGACGAGGCGTCGGACACCCCCGAGCGCGAGGTCACCGCCGGCGAGGATGCCGAGCGGGATCCCGACGACATCGATTACGCCTCCTTCTTCCAGGACCTCGAGGACACGTTCCAGCCCGTGCGGGGCGCGCGGGAGGTCCCCAACGACGAGCTGCCTCCCTACGAGCAGATCCTCAGGGGGCAAGACCACCTCTCGGACCATCTCCTGTGGCAGCTCGAGATGGGCTCGCTGCGCGGGCGGGAGCGCACCATCGGCGAAGCCATCGTCGGCAACCTGGACGAGAAGGGATATCTGGAGGCGACCGCCGAAGAGATCGCCGCGATGGCTCCCGAAGGGCAGACCTGGACCGTCGAGGAGGTCGAGCGGGTCCGCCGGCACATTCAGAGATTCGACCCGGTCGGCGTCGCGAGCCGGGACCTTCGCGAGTGCCTTTTGGTCCAGCTCGAGGTGGCGGGCCTCGCGGATTCGCCCGCGTGGCGCATCGTGCACGACCACCTCGGATTGCTCGAAAGCCGTCGCTACGACACTCTCGCGAAGGAGCTGGGAATCGACGAGGAGGAGCTCGAGGAGGCCCTCGACGTCATCCGGCAGCTCGACCCGCGCCCCGGGGAGAAGTACAACCCCCAGACGACGACCTACATCACGCCGGATGTCTACGTCATCAAGGACGGCGACGACTACCGCGTCATCCTCAACGAGGACGGCCTGCCCCGGCTCCGCATCTCTCCCGCCTACAAGCGGCTGCTGGCCCAGGCGACCGACGAGACGATCGACGCCAAGACGCGCCATTTCGTCCGGGAGAAGCTGAAGGCGGCGTTCCGCCTCATCCGGAGCCTCGACGAGCGGCAGCGGACGATCGGCAAGGTGGCCAAGAGCATCGTCAAATTCCAGCGCGCCTTCCTCGATCACGGTATCGAGCACATTCGACCGCTCGTGCTCCGCGACGTGGCCGAGGACATCAAGATGCACGAGTCCACGGTCAGCCGCGTCGTGAACAACAAGTACATCCACACGCCGCGCGGCCTGTTCGAGATGCGCTTCTTCTTCCACAGCGGGATCGCGTCGTCCGGAGGCGGCGCCGTCTCGTCGCTGACCGTGAAGGAGAAGATCAAGCGCCTGGTCAGCGAGGAGGACCCGAAGAAGCCCCTCAGCGATCAGGCTATCGCCGAGTTGCTGCGCCGGGAGGGACTGAAGATCGCGCGCCGGACCGTGGCCAAGTACAGGGAGGAGCTCCGCATACCGCCGTCCACCCAACGGCGCGCGCGTTGA
- a CDS encoding enoyl-CoA hydratase/isomerase family protein, translated as MPSPDRQLNAAAEAPGPWRVWLDVPPDWTADAAGVERALERLADWPGVAAARGELGGLALEIALAADLIVVDPGTRLRGPGSPHRLAGTPGRLADRLGWGQAVGFWLDGRGWSARRAATRGLVDAVSGDPVGYAERCLERWSAAGPALPALRRLLRAGGRLDESAALALERAEFALLFSHEDPKAAARAFLARRRR; from the coding sequence GTGCCCTCCCCGGACCGCCAGCTGAACGCGGCGGCCGAGGCGCCCGGCCCCTGGCGCGTCTGGCTCGACGTGCCCCCGGACTGGACCGCCGACGCCGCCGGGGTCGAACGGGCGCTGGAACGGCTCGCCGACTGGCCGGGGGTCGCGGCCGCCCGGGGCGAGCTCGGCGGGTTGGCGCTCGAGATCGCGCTCGCCGCCGATCTGATCGTCGTGGATCCGGGGACCCGCCTGCGGGGTCCGGGTTCCCCTCACCGCCTCGCCGGGACCCCGGGCCGCCTCGCCGACCGCCTCGGCTGGGGGCAGGCGGTCGGCTTCTGGCTCGACGGCCGCGGCTGGTCGGCCCGGCGGGCGGCCACCCGCGGCCTGGTCGACGCCGTGTCCGGCGATCCCGTCGGCTATGCCGAGCGCTGCCTCGAACGGTGGTCGGCGGCGGGACCGGCGCTCCCCGCCCTGCGCCGGCTGCTCCGCGCAGGCGGCCGGCTGGACGAGAGCGCGGCCCTGGCGCTCGAGCGGGCCGAGTTCGCGCTCCTGTTCTCCCACGAGGACCCGAAGGCCGCCGCCCGCGCCTTTCTCGCGCGCCGCCGGCGGTGA
- a CDS encoding Hsp20/alpha crystallin family protein encodes MKSWDPFADLLTIQDRMNKLFEHLLSAPVSAEVADGDAGYWRPVAEVARGPEHVEISCELAGLSRDDVELHAEGNVLVVAGTRNRAGDESWTYHQVERPHGHFLRKFELPEPVDLSSVETALEDGLLRIRIPLRAAAPAPR; translated from the coding sequence GTGAAGAGCTGGGACCCCTTCGCGGACCTCCTGACCATCCAGGACCGCATGAACAAGCTGTTCGAGCACCTCCTGTCGGCTCCCGTCTCCGCGGAGGTGGCCGACGGGGACGCCGGGTACTGGCGTCCGGTGGCGGAGGTCGCGCGCGGCCCCGAGCACGTCGAGATCTCCTGCGAGCTGGCAGGTCTATCCCGGGACGACGTCGAGCTGCACGCCGAGGGCAACGTGCTCGTCGTGGCCGGGACGCGGAATCGAGCGGGGGACGAGTCCTGGACCTACCATCAGGTGGAGCGGCCCCACGGGCACTTCCTCCGGAAGTTCGAGCTCCCGGAGCCGGTCGACCTCTCCTCCGTGGAGACAGCCCTCGAAGACGGCCTCCTCCGCATCCGGATCCCGCTCCGCGCCGCCGCGCCCGCGCCCCGCTGA
- the lptB gene encoding LPS export ABC transporter ATP-binding protein, giving the protein MSKAFRGHRIVDGVSLRVAAGEIVGLLGPNGAGKTTTFAMLVGLLDPDAGRICLSGQDITPLPLHRRALAGIAYLPQEPSVFRRLSVRGNLELVLEALGHDEDEICERAQQLMHEFGLSHLAERPAYLLSGGERRRCEIARAMAIRPKFMLLDEPFAGIDPIAVADIQRIVRRLAGEGIGVLITDHNVRETLQITDRAYIINAGRIFRAGSPSELAEDEEVRSVYLGEDFRLG; this is encoded by the coding sequence CTGTCGAAAGCCTTCCGCGGTCACCGGATCGTCGACGGCGTGAGCCTCCGAGTGGCTGCGGGCGAGATCGTGGGCCTTCTCGGGCCCAACGGTGCCGGGAAGACCACCACGTTCGCGATGCTCGTGGGCCTGCTCGATCCGGATGCCGGACGGATCTGCCTTTCGGGACAGGACATCACGCCGTTGCCCCTTCACCGCCGGGCGCTCGCCGGCATCGCCTATCTTCCGCAAGAACCGAGCGTGTTCCGCCGGCTCAGCGTGCGGGGGAATCTCGAACTGGTCCTCGAAGCGCTCGGACACGACGAAGACGAGATCTGCGAGCGGGCCCAGCAGCTCATGCACGAATTCGGGCTGTCGCATCTCGCGGAACGACCCGCCTACCTGCTCTCCGGCGGCGAACGGCGCCGCTGTGAAATCGCGCGTGCGATGGCGATCCGGCCCAAGTTCATGCTGCTCGACGAACCGTTCGCGGGAATCGATCCGATCGCGGTGGCCGATATCCAGAGGATCGTCCGGCGACTCGCGGGGGAGGGCATCGGCGTTCTGATCACCGATCACAACGTCCGGGAGACATTGCAGATAACCGACCGCGCTTATATTATCAATGCGGGTCGGATCTTCCGTGCCGGCTCGCCGAGCGAGTTGGCCGAAGACGAGGAAGTCCGATCCGTGTACCTCGGGGAGGATTTCCGATTGGGCTGA
- the dnaK gene encoding molecular chaperone DnaK → MSKIIGIDLGTTNSVVAVMEGGKPTVIANAEGGRTTPSVVAFTDKGERLVGQVAKRQAVTNPARTVFSIKRFMGRKFAEVKEEAERVPYKVVEAANGDARVEIDGKQYAPPEISAMVLQKLKQDAEAYLGHSVDRAVITVPAYFNDAQRQATKDAGQIAGLKVERLVNEPTAAALAYGLDKKKDEKIAVFDFGGGTFDISILEVGEGVVEVKATNGDTHLGGDDIDQRVIEWIVAEFKKEQGIDLSGDAMALQRLKEAAEKAKCELSTAQETEINLPFITADASGPKHLVMKLTRSRFEQLIEDLVERTMEPCRQALKDAGLTASDIDEVVLVGGSTRIPLVQRKVKEFFGKEPHKGVNPDEVVAVGAAVQAGVLAGEVKDVLLLDVTPLSLGIETLGGVMTTLIPRNTTIPTRKSEIFSTASDNQTEVEIHVLQGERPMARDNKTIGRFRLTGIPPAPRGIPQIEVAFDIDANGILHVSAKDKATGREQKITIQASSGLEQSEIERMIKEAEAHAEEDRRRKEQVEARNRLDNLVWNMEKTLKDAADKLPADLKGEAESAVAEAKEVLEKEDAGRIASATDRLTQVGQKVAEHLYRQAGAGAGSAGTQEGGGGGNGEQVVDAEVVDDSGSSH, encoded by the coding sequence ATGTCGAAGATCATCGGAATCGACCTCGGGACCACCAACTCGGTGGTGGCCGTGATGGAAGGTGGAAAACCGACGGTGATCGCGAACGCGGAGGGGGGCCGGACGACGCCTTCCGTGGTCGCCTTCACCGACAAGGGCGAGCGTCTCGTCGGCCAGGTGGCCAAGCGCCAGGCCGTCACCAACCCCGCCCGGACCGTGTTCTCGATCAAGCGCTTCATGGGTCGGAAATTCGCGGAGGTGAAGGAAGAGGCGGAGCGCGTCCCTTACAAGGTCGTCGAGGCCGCCAACGGCGACGCCCGGGTGGAGATCGACGGCAAGCAGTACGCCCCGCCGGAGATCTCCGCGATGGTGCTGCAGAAGCTGAAGCAGGACGCGGAGGCCTACCTCGGGCACTCCGTCGACCGCGCGGTCATCACCGTGCCCGCGTACTTCAACGACGCGCAGCGGCAGGCGACCAAGGACGCCGGCCAGATCGCCGGCCTGAAGGTGGAACGCCTCGTCAACGAGCCCACCGCCGCCGCCCTCGCCTACGGCCTGGACAAGAAGAAGGACGAGAAGATCGCCGTGTTCGACTTCGGCGGCGGCACCTTCGACATCTCGATTCTCGAGGTGGGCGAGGGGGTCGTCGAGGTCAAGGCCACCAACGGTGACACGCATCTCGGAGGCGACGACATCGATCAGCGGGTCATCGAGTGGATCGTCGCGGAGTTCAAGAAGGAGCAGGGGATCGATCTCAGCGGCGACGCCATGGCCCTCCAGCGGCTCAAGGAAGCCGCCGAGAAGGCCAAGTGCGAGCTCTCCACCGCCCAGGAGACCGAGATCAACCTGCCCTTCATCACCGCGGACGCTTCCGGGCCCAAGCACCTGGTGATGAAGCTGACCCGCTCGCGGTTCGAGCAGCTCATCGAGGATCTCGTGGAGCGGACGATGGAGCCGTGCCGCCAGGCTCTGAAGGACGCCGGCCTGACCGCGTCCGATATCGACGAAGTGGTGCTCGTCGGCGGATCGACGCGGATTCCCCTCGTGCAGCGGAAGGTGAAGGAGTTCTTCGGCAAGGAGCCGCACAAGGGAGTCAATCCCGACGAGGTGGTGGCGGTCGGGGCCGCCGTGCAGGCCGGCGTGCTCGCGGGCGAGGTGAAGGACGTCCTCCTCCTCGACGTCACGCCGCTGTCGCTGGGCATCGAGACGCTCGGCGGAGTCATGACGACGCTCATCCCCCGCAACACGACGATCCCGACGCGGAAATCGGAGATCTTCTCCACGGCCAGCGACAACCAGACCGAGGTCGAGATCCACGTGTTGCAGGGCGAGCGTCCGATGGCGCGGGACAACAAGACCATCGGCCGGTTCCGCCTCACGGGCATCCCGCCGGCTCCGCGCGGAATCCCTCAGATCGAGGTCGCCTTCGATATCGACGCGAACGGCATCCTGCACGTCTCCGCCAAGGACAAGGCGACCGGCCGCGAGCAGAAGATCACCATCCAGGCCTCCTCGGGCCTCGAGCAGAGCGAGATCGAGCGGATGATCAAGGAGGCCGAGGCCCACGCCGAGGAGGATCGGCGCCGCAAGGAGCAGGTCGAGGCGAGGAACCGGCTCGACAACCTCGTCTGGAACATGGAGAAGACGCTCAAGGACGCCGCGGACAAGCTGCCCGCCGACCTGAAAGGGGAGGCGGAGAGCGCCGTGGCCGAGGCGAAGGAGGTCCTCGAGAAGGAGGACGCCGGACGGATCGCCTCGGCGACCGACCGGCTGACCCAGGTGGGGCAGAAGGTCGCGGAGCATCTGTACCGGCAGGCCGGCGCCGGCGCGGGTTCCGCCGGGACCCAGGAAGGTGGCGGGGGCGGCAACGGCGAGCAGGTCGTCGACGCGGAGGTCGTGGACGACTCCGGCTCGAGCCATTAA
- a CDS encoding AAA family ATPase — protein MAGGGPDAGSCTLCGGTGFVVERSEDAAVAQPCRCRRLLADARRRAGVGIPRRYEHCTLDQFDPLNDSLRTALAYARRVVESFPGSDFGLLFTGPCGVGKTHLAVAVLRELVEHRGARGLFAEVGDLLRRLVETYDRRSQVPSWEVLEPALEADVLLLDDLGATRMTPWMQDTVGLIINERYNEERLTLITTNRPMSSGPERESLADRIGERLASRLTEMCVTVRMEGEDFRRKIKAAEFR, from the coding sequence ATGGCCGGGGGCGGTCCGGACGCCGGATCCTGCACGCTCTGCGGCGGGACCGGCTTCGTCGTCGAGCGCTCGGAAGACGCGGCGGTGGCGCAACCCTGCCGTTGCCGGCGCCTTCTGGCGGACGCGCGCCGGCGCGCCGGTGTCGGCATACCTCGCCGCTACGAGCACTGCACCCTCGATCAATTCGACCCTCTCAACGATTCGCTCCGCACCGCCTTGGCCTACGCCCGCCGCGTGGTCGAGTCGTTTCCGGGTTCCGACTTCGGCCTCCTCTTCACCGGCCCGTGCGGCGTGGGGAAAACCCACCTCGCCGTGGCGGTGCTCCGGGAACTCGTCGAGCACCGGGGTGCCAGGGGGCTCTTCGCCGAGGTCGGCGACCTGTTGCGGCGACTGGTGGAGACCTATGACCGCCGGTCGCAGGTTCCGAGCTGGGAGGTTCTCGAGCCCGCCCTCGAGGCCGACGTGCTGCTGCTGGACGATCTCGGGGCGACCCGGATGACGCCCTGGATGCAGGACACGGTCGGCCTGATCATCAACGAGCGGTACAACGAAGAGCGCCTCACCCTCATCACGACGAACCGGCCGATGTCCTCCGGCCCCGAGCGGGAATCGCTGGCGGATCGCATCGGGGAGCGGCTCGCCTCGCGCCTGACGGAGATGTGCGTGACGGTCCGCATGGAGGGGGAGGACTTCCGCCGCAAGATCAAGGCCGCCGAGTTCCGGTGA
- the raiA gene encoding ribosome-associated translation inhibitor RaiA, which yields MTIDITGRHLELTPALREHAEEKISKLGRLVEDLDIHVTLAAEKHRYTCTIVARGRTGVHTGETTGDDLYATIHEAVDVLARRLRKNKTSRLSDRREGAPTIRRLEEAEPTTAEGGQA from the coding sequence ATGACGATCGATATCACCGGTCGGCATCTTGAATTGACCCCAGCGCTCCGGGAACACGCGGAGGAGAAGATCTCGAAGCTCGGTCGGCTGGTCGAGGACCTGGATATTCACGTGACCCTGGCGGCCGAGAAGCACCGCTACACCTGCACCATCGTCGCCCGCGGCCGGACCGGGGTTCATACCGGGGAAACGACGGGCGACGATCTGTACGCCACCATCCACGAAGCCGTGGACGTCCTCGCGCGGCGGCTGCGCAAGAACAAGACATCGAGGCTTTCCGACCGGCGCGAAGGCGCGCCCACCATCCGCCGTCTGGAGGAGGCGGAACCCACGACGGCCGAGGGCGGCCAGGCGTGA
- a CDS encoding DUF4388 domain-containing protein, translated as MALRGTLGDFSLTDILQLIGLQRKTGVLVLEREGERVTLGFDAGRVVSAESSSRPTEHRLGNLLVKRGKLTEARLEEALRIQRDTLKRLGHVLVEQGWVDHETIRRELELQMAETVYDTLRWRSGEYDFRPGERVDWNREFVRPIPAEHLLMEGARMVDEWPIIERTIPSRDVIPRPRPAAAEILASVGSAPESAGSIYEQDIDFDLIPQDPLAGERSSGPKGLSQAELRVLRWVDGRRTAGEVADLSELGTFEAFKTLVRLVELELVEIVPPEGDGEVPAAPRRPRLMARAAPARAAGLLVALAAAVGVVAALHPLAAAAWPGTPRLPLPATLAPAQAVSAAGHLEAIRAAVSRARLTRLERALRVRYLASGRWPRRLEELVEAGLAPARLLRDPWGRPYRYEPIDGGYRLAEAGPIPGVPGPEVRERRLAPGPGAPGGPAPAP; from the coding sequence ATGGCGCTTCGGGGCACTCTCGGCGACTTCTCGCTCACCGACATCCTGCAGCTGATCGGCCTGCAGCGGAAGACGGGCGTGCTCGTCCTCGAGAGGGAAGGAGAGCGCGTGACCCTCGGCTTCGACGCGGGGCGCGTCGTCTCGGCGGAGTCGAGCTCGCGGCCGACCGAGCATCGGCTCGGCAACCTTCTCGTCAAGCGGGGCAAGCTGACGGAGGCCCGCCTCGAAGAAGCGCTGCGGATCCAGCGGGACACCCTGAAGCGGCTCGGCCACGTCCTGGTCGAACAGGGCTGGGTCGACCACGAGACGATCCGCCGGGAACTGGAACTCCAGATGGCGGAGACCGTCTACGACACCCTCCGCTGGCGCAGCGGCGAATACGACTTCCGGCCGGGGGAGCGCGTCGACTGGAACCGCGAGTTCGTGCGGCCCATCCCCGCCGAACACCTCCTGATGGAAGGCGCGCGGATGGTCGACGAGTGGCCGATCATCGAGCGCACCATCCCCTCCCGGGACGTGATCCCACGGCCCCGGCCGGCCGCCGCCGAGATTCTGGCCTCGGTGGGCTCGGCCCCGGAGTCGGCGGGATCGATCTACGAGCAGGACATCGACTTCGACCTCATCCCCCAGGATCCCCTCGCGGGGGAGCGGAGCTCGGGCCCCAAGGGTCTGTCCCAGGCTGAGCTGAGGGTTCTCCGGTGGGTGGACGGCCGGAGAACGGCCGGCGAGGTGGCCGACCTGTCGGAGCTCGGCACTTTCGAGGCCTTCAAGACCCTGGTCCGGCTCGTGGAGCTCGAGTTGGTGGAGATCGTCCCCCCCGAGGGAGACGGGGAGGTCCCGGCGGCACCGAGGAGACCGCGGCTCATGGCCCGGGCCGCTCCGGCCCGCGCTGCGGGGCTCCTCGTCGCGCTAGCCGCCGCCGTCGGAGTGGTGGCGGCCCTTCATCCCCTGGCCGCCGCCGCCTGGCCCGGGACGCCCCGGCTGCCGCTGCCCGCCACGCTCGCGCCGGCCCAGGCCGTGTCCGCGGCCGGCCATCTCGAGGCGATCCGCGCCGCGGTGAGCCGCGCGCGGCTGACGCGGCTCGAGCGGGCCCTCCGCGTGCGGTACCTGGCGAGCGGCCGGTGGCCCCGCCGCCTGGAGGAACTGGTCGAGGCCGGGCTGGCCCCGGCCCGGCTCCTCCGCGATCCGTGGGGCCGCCCGTACCGGTACGAGCCGATCGACGGCGGCTACCGGCTGGCGGAGGCGGGACCGATTCCCGGCGTCCCGGGCCCCGAGGTCAGGGAGCGGCGGCTCGCCCCCGGCCCCGGCGCGCCGGGGGGCCCCGCGCCGGCTCCTTGA
- a CDS encoding nucleoside triphosphate pyrophosphohydrolase, producing the protein MEKGQSRPIDDLLAIMAKLRGPNGCPWDREQSPATLRSYLLEEAHEVAEAIDRGDWSALREELGDLLLQVVFLARIAEEEGRFGFDDVAAGIAEKLVRRHPHVFGGAPASDAREAFDRWEAIKRAEKGEAFRSRLAGLPPSLPALLRAHRLAEKASRAGFRWPDIPAVAGKVREELAELESAVRTEGRGRVEEELGDLLFAAASLATQLGLDPEAALQKANAKFAARFEHVERAAAADGRHLEELDPGTLDRLWDEAKGE; encoded by the coding sequence ATGGAAAAGGGCCAAAGCAGACCGATCGACGACCTGCTGGCGATCATGGCGAAGCTCCGCGGTCCGAACGGCTGTCCGTGGGACCGCGAGCAGAGCCCCGCGACGCTCCGGAGTTACCTGCTCGAGGAGGCGCACGAGGTCGCCGAAGCGATCGATCGGGGGGATTGGTCGGCGTTGCGCGAGGAGCTGGGCGACCTCCTGCTCCAGGTCGTGTTCCTCGCCCGGATCGCCGAGGAGGAGGGCCGGTTCGGCTTCGATGACGTGGCGGCGGGGATCGCCGAGAAACTGGTCCGGCGGCACCCTCACGTCTTCGGCGGCGCACCCGCCTCCGATGCCCGGGAAGCGTTCGACCGCTGGGAGGCGATCAAGCGCGCGGAGAAGGGCGAGGCGTTCCGTTCCCGGCTCGCCGGCCTTCCGCCCAGCCTCCCGGCGCTGCTCCGCGCCCATCGGCTCGCCGAGAAGGCTTCCCGCGCCGGCTTCCGCTGGCCCGACATTCCGGCGGTGGCGGGGAAGGTCCGCGAGGAGCTCGCGGAGCTCGAGTCGGCCGTGAGGACCGAGGGGCGCGGGCGGGTGGAGGAGGAACTCGGAGACCTTCTCTTCGCGGCCGCCAGCCTCGCCACGCAGTTGGGTCTCGACCCGGAAGCGGCCCTCCAGAAGGCCAACGCGAAGTTCGCCGCCCGGTTCGAGCACGTCGAGCGCGCCGCGGCCGCCGACGGCCGCCATCTCGAAGAGCTCGATCCCGGGACCCTGGACCGGCTCTGGGACGAGGCGAAGGGGGAGTAG